Proteins from one Cottoperca gobio unplaced genomic scaffold, fCotGob3.1 fCotGob3_271arrow_ctg1, whole genome shotgun sequence genomic window:
- the LOC115005153 gene encoding keratin-associated protein 4-12, producing the protein MCLTVMCLTVMCQSVMCQSVMCQSVMCQSVMCQSVMCQSVMCHVSVMCQSVMCQSVMCLTVMCLTVMCLTVMCLTVMCQSVMCQSVMCQSVVCQSIVCQSVVCQSVVCLTVMCLTVMCQSVMCQSVMCHVSVMCQSVMCQSVMCLTVMCLSCV; encoded by the coding sequence ATGTGTCTGACTGTCATGTGTCTGACTGTCATGTGTCAGTCCGTCATGTGTCAGTCCGTCATGTGTCAGTCCGTCATGTGTCAGTCCGTCATGTGTCAGTCCGTCATGTGTCAGTCTGTCATGTGTCATGTGTCTGTCATGTGTCAGTCCGTCATGTGTCAGTCCGTCATGTGTCTGACTGTCATGTGTCTGACTGTCATGTGTCTGACTGTCATGTGTCTGACTGTCATGTGTCAGTCCGTCATGTGTCAGTCCGTCATGTGTCAGTCCGTCGTGTGTCAGTCCATCGTGTGTCAGTCCGTCGTGTGTCAGTCCGTCGTGTGTCTGACTGTCATGTGTCTGACTGTCATGTGTCAGTCCGTCATGTGTCAGTCTGTCATGTGTCATGTGTCTGTCATGTGTCAGTCCGTCATGTGTCAGTCCGTCATGTGTCTGACTGTCATGTGTCTGTCATGTGTCTGA